In Drosophila simulans strain w501 chromosome 3R, Prin_Dsim_3.1, whole genome shotgun sequence, a single window of DNA contains:
- the LOC6728328 gene encoding lipase 3: MLLMELVIFFDWLLIVSGMPKVKFGLQNFTGRGKDYRIKVITGVRIINKHGYPVETHTVRTADGYILDMFRIPSSPNCKEDGFKPSVLLQHGLISLADSFLVTGPGTGLPFMLADRCYDVWLSNSRGVRYSQRHIRLKASQDAFWRFSWHEMGMEDLPAMIDYILSTTNEEALHFVCHSQGCTTLLVLLSMKPEYNRMIKTANMMAPAVFMKHARNKLLNMFGNIIMSMKDSSFFGPLDPIRFLLSIFCKCSKFKQFCAFMFILASEEPTSYMNITAIPLILATHPGAISTRQPKHFLQLRKSGKFRPYDFGDWKNNKLYNQSTPPDYPLENVRPQSPIQIYHSHGDDLVVRKDIHTLISKLDQVVLHDIAFKKWSHADFLFAKLIKNVVNEPIIKVIDRFENR, from the exons ATGTTGTTGATGGAGCTCGTGATTTTCTTCGACTGGCTTTTGATCGTCTCTGGTATGCCGAAGGTGAAGTTTGGCCTCCAAAACTTTACGGGTCGTGGTAAAGATTACCGCATCAAGGTGATAACTGGG GTTCGTATTATAAACAAGCACGGCTACCCGGTGGAGACGCACACGGTTCGCACTGCAGATGGATACATTCTAGATATGTTCCGGATTCCCTCATCACCCAACTGCAAGGAGGACGGTTTCAAGCCATCTGTCCTCCTCCAGCACGGCCTGATCAGCCTGGCCGATTCCTTTCTGGTGACGGGACCGGGGACCGGACTTCCGTTCATGCTGGCCGATCGCTGCTACGACGTGTGGCTGAGCAACAGCCGGGGAGTCCGCTACTCGCAGCGCCACATCCGCCTAAAGGCCTCCCAAGATGCTTTCTGGCGCTTTAGCTGGCATGAAATGGGAATGGAGGACCTGCCCGCCATGATCGACTACATCCTGTCCACGACAAACGAGGAGGCGCTGCATTTCGTTTGCCATTCTCAGGGATGCACCACACTACTGGTCCTGCTCAGCATGAAGCCGGAGTACAACCGGATGATAAAGACGGCCAACATGATGGCCCCCGCCGTTTTCATGAAGCACGCAAGGAACAAGCTATTGAACATGTTTGGGAACATCATTATGAGCATGAAGGACAGTAGTTTTTTTGGCCCCTTAGATCCTATAAGATTCCTGCTATCGATTTTTTGCAAATGCTCGaagtttaaacaattttgcgCCTTTATGTTCATATTGGCCAGTGAAGAACCAACATCATATATGAATATT ACCGCCATACCATTGATATTAGCAACGCATCCTGGTGCGATTTCCACTCGACAGCCAAAGCACTTTCTGCAACTCCGGAAATCTGGAAAATTCCGTCCGTATGACTTCGGAGActggaaaaacaataaactatACAATCAGTCCACGCCTCCCGACTATCCGTTGGAAAACGTCCGTCCCCAGTCGCCCATTCAAATATACCACAGCCATGGTGACGACTTGGTGGTGCGCAAAGACATCCACACCCTGATCAGCAAGTTGGACCAGGTGGTGTTGCATGACattgcttttaaaaaatggaGCCACGCGGACTTTTTGTTCgccaaattaatcaaaaatgttgttaatGAACCAATTATCAAAGTTATTGATCGCTTTgagaatagatag
- the LOC6728326 gene encoding lipase 3 isoform X1: MRRERVVLLCLALLGLQQVSRATLRQSREIIITDAVRRIQNDGYNVERHSVTTKDGYVLTLHRIPQVDPELGSLLRRPVVFLLSGLYASSDVWLLNGREDSLAYLLWRAGYDVWLGNNRGNIYCRKNMWRNTTEREFWDFSWHEMGVYDLPAQVDYVLRTTGQKAMHFVGISQGGTVFLVLNSIMPQYNAVFKSATLLAPVAYVSNTKSGLAKVIGPVLGTRNYVSKMLEGVEMFSTNKFFKKFLSMTCLENEKPLVCISRLWPAVGYDTRFLNKTLLPDLMANFPAGGSVKQLMHYFQGYVSTRFRQYDYGPERNWLHYQQLEPPEYALENVSTPVTVFFSENDYIVAPADIWRLLTRLPNVEAVYKVPWKRWNHFDFICGLGVREYIFDNIVLSMNRYEQRRR; the protein is encoded by the exons ATGCGACGGGAGCGAGTGGTGCTGCTGTGCCTGGCGCTGCTCGGATTGCAGCAGGTGTCCAGGGCCACTCTGCGTCAGTCGCGCGAAATCATCATCACAGATGCG GTGCGGCGCATCCAGAACGACGGCTACAACGTGGAGCGCCACTCGGTGACGACGAAGGACGGATATGTGCTCACCCTGCACCGCATCCCGCAGGTGGATCCCGAACTGGGCAGTCTGCTGCGACGCCCTGTCGTCTTCCTGCTCTCCGGACTCTATGCCTCATCGGATGT GTGGCTGCTGAACGGCCGGGAGGACTCCTTAGCCTACCTTCTTTGGCGAGCAGGATACGATGTGTGGCTGGGAAACAATAGAGGCAACATCTACTGCCGGAAGAACATGTGGCGGAACACCACAGAGCGGGAGTTCTGGGACTTCAGCTGGCACGAGATGGGCGTCTACGACTTGCCTGCCCAGGTGGACTACGTGCTCCGGACAACCGGACAGAAGGCGATGCACTTCGTGGGCATCTCGCAGGGCGGCACCGTCTTCCTGGTCCTCAATTCAATAATGCCACAGTATAATGCCGTCTTCAAGAGCGCCACCCTGCTGGCCCCGGTCGCCTATGTGAGCAATACAAAGAGCGGGCTGGCCAAGGTCATTGGTCCAGTGCTCGGCACCCGGAACTATGTCTCTAAGATGCTCGAGGGCGTCGAGATGTTCTCCACGAACAAGTTCTTCAAGAAGTTCCTATCGATGACGTGTCTGGAGAACGAAAAGCCACTGGTCTGCATCAGTCGCCTGTGGCCAGCCGTTGGCTATGATACCCGATTCCTTAACAAGACGTTATTGCCCGACCTGATGGCCAACTTTCCGGCGGGCGGATCGGTGAAGCAGCTGATGCACTACTTCCAGGGCTATGTGTCCACCAGATTCCGGCAGTATGACTACGGTCCCGAGCGGAACTGGCTGCACTACCAGCAATTGGAGCCGCCGGAGTACGCGCTGGAGAACGTGTCCACTCCAGTTACGGTCTTCTTCTCGGAGAACGACTACATCGTGGCGCCGGCGGACATCTGGCGATTGCTCACCCGGTTGCCCAACGTGGAAGCCGTGTACAAGGTTCCCTGGAAGCGATGGAACCACTTTGACTTTATTTGCGGATTGGGGGTCAGGGAGTACATCTTCGACAACATTGTCCTCTCCATGAACCGCTACGAGCAGCGGCGACGCTGA
- the LOC6728325 gene encoding chitin biosynthesis protein CHS5, which yields MASISKSRASSCSSRKRLHLQPGSLLCVIVFFCLLASCSAQPIESTSLPAEVDDVEGTTILPIQSEETSPTPEPIIKNETSTAHPVLELKVAESNPVDPVEATDNFVSVYGGNLEQDIKNDVNSEVEDAPSPVEPIIEEVQKVAEAALENHEIKIAVQSAREPKTLDAEEESKTIDEDRLENQDEAETVTDNIAVSSEQLESHIRPLPSVTSDLVSVILNEDKAITEQPITKTNLLALEQEHEKFEDDESTIVPVYEEPKHQVTKKQGVEDTSPVEIAPEVSEQPHSEPSEEPQTVRDERKFEEHDDNLNEINENTIEGEEAPAKTSTTAGPLITVEPTKSATERYEEIEKKAEAEAKAEIEEQVEVNTPSVEATVVAADSDDAQDEVNVAETTVEAITEAAKIAEEQEPQEDVSVQQEHLKEQTVQAVSESNREASPTEEPIKELIFPKGDDESTVERDSSESDEKPTEKAVADDDSSEEQNEPVVDETKSSSDDSTATPLVSYPPHDAGQTFDSNSADEHSAQLSGATNYRSTLIIALCSGTAVIFIVASLVIFVVSFQRQHGTLDIEMQEQRLGKDIQEEDNVQMKLLDVDLSSPVILPMGNEETDECL from the exons ATGGCCAGTATTTCTAAGAGCCgcgccagcagctgctcctccagaaAGAGGCTGCATCTGCAACCGGGATCGCTGCTCTGCGTGATCGTCTTCTTCTGCCTGCTGGCATCGTGCTCGGCTCAGCCAA TCGAGTCAACCTCACTGCCTGCAGAAGTGGACGATGTGGAGGGTACCACAATACTACCCATCCAGTCGGAGGAGACTTCACCAACACCAGAACCAATTATCAAAAACGAAACATCTACTGCCCATCCTGTCTTGGAACTTAAAGTAGCAGAATCTAATCCTGTAGATCCTGTAGAGGCTACTGACAATTTTGTATCGGTTTACGGCGGAAATCTGGAGCAGGATATAAAGAACGACGTGAACAGCGAGGTGGAAGATGCTCCTTCTCCGGTGGAACCAATCATCGAGGAAGTTCAAAAAGTGGCGGAAGCTGCACTTGAAAAtcatgaaattaaaa TTGCTGTTCAAAGTGCTCGGGAGCCCAAAACCCTGGATGCTGAAGAGGAGTCAAAGACAATCGATGAGGATCGCTTGGAGAATCAAGATGAAGCGGAGACAGTTACGGATAACATTGCCGTTTCCAGTGAGCAATTAGAGAGCCACATCAGACCATTACCCAGCGTGACCAGTGACCTGGTTTCCGTGATTCTTAACGAAGACAAGGCCATCACTGAGCAACCGATCACCAAAACGAACCTTCTGGCTTTGGAGCAGGAGCACGAGAAATTCGAAGATGATGAAAGTACTATAGTACCAGTATATGAGGAGCCCAAGCACCAAGTCACCAAGAAACAAGGCGTTGAGGACACATCTCCCGTTGAAATTGCACCTGAGGTGTCTGAGCAACCACACTCTGAGCCTTCCGAGGAACCCCAGACTGTTCGCGATGAACGTAAATTTGAAGAGCACGACGACAACCTGAATGAGATCAATGAGAACACCATTGAAGGTGAGGAGGCTCCAGCCAAAACGTCAACCACGGCAGGTCCCTTGATCACCGTGGAACCGACTAAATCAGCTACCGAACGCTATGAGGAGATCGAGAAAAAGGCGGAAGCTGAGGCCAAGGCGGAAATAGAGGAGCAAGTGGAGGTCAACACTCCTTCTGTAGAAGCAACTGTGGTGGCAGCGGATTCTGATGATGCACAAGATGAAGTAAACGTTGCTGAAACAACAGTAGAAGCTATCACAGAAGCTGCCAAGATTGCTGAGGAGCAGGAACCCCAGGAAGATGTTTCAGTTCAACAGGAGCATCTAAAGGAACAAACAGTCCAGGCAGTTTCCGAGTCCAACCGTGAAGCAAGTCCCACCGAGGAACCAATCAAAGAATTGATCTTTCCAAAAGGAGATGATGAATCCACGGTAGAAAGGGATAGCTCCGAATCGGATGAAAAACCAACTGAGAAAGCAGTAGCGGATGACGACTCCTCGGAGGAGCAAAACGAGCCCGTTGTGGATGAGACAAAGTCCTCTTCCGACGACAGCACCGCCACTCCGCTGGTCTCCTATCCCCCACACGATGCTGGTCAGACCTTCGATAGCAACTCGGCTGATGAACATTCGGCCCAGCTGTCCGGAGCCACCAACTACCGGTCCACCCTGATCATAGCCCTGTGCTCCGGCACCGCAGTGATCTTCATCGTGGCCTCGCTGGTCATCTTCGTGGTTTCTTTCCAACGGCAGCACGGCACCTTGGACATTGAGATGCAGGAACAGCGTTTGGGCAAGGACATTCAGGAAGAGGACAATGTCCAGATGAAGCTGCTCGATGTGGATCTCTCGTCGCCCGTCATTCTGCCGATGGGCAACGAGGAGACCGACGAATGCCTGTAG
- the LOC6728326 gene encoding lipase 3 isoform X2 has product MRRKTTSQPQSEPTKKNWLKKKVRRIQNDGYNVERHSVTTKDGYVLTLHRIPQVDPELGSLLRRPVVFLLSGLYASSDVWLLNGREDSLAYLLWRAGYDVWLGNNRGNIYCRKNMWRNTTEREFWDFSWHEMGVYDLPAQVDYVLRTTGQKAMHFVGISQGGTVFLVLNSIMPQYNAVFKSATLLAPVAYVSNTKSGLAKVIGPVLGTRNYVSKMLEGVEMFSTNKFFKKFLSMTCLENEKPLVCISRLWPAVGYDTRFLNKTLLPDLMANFPAGGSVKQLMHYFQGYVSTRFRQYDYGPERNWLHYQQLEPPEYALENVSTPVTVFFSENDYIVAPADIWRLLTRLPNVEAVYKVPWKRWNHFDFICGLGVREYIFDNIVLSMNRYEQRRR; this is encoded by the exons ATGCGACGAAAAACCACGTCGCAGCCACAGTCagagccaacaaaaaaaaattggttaaAAAAGAAG GTGCGGCGCATCCAGAACGACGGCTACAACGTGGAGCGCCACTCGGTGACGACGAAGGACGGATATGTGCTCACCCTGCACCGCATCCCGCAGGTGGATCCCGAACTGGGCAGTCTGCTGCGACGCCCTGTCGTCTTCCTGCTCTCCGGACTCTATGCCTCATCGGATGT GTGGCTGCTGAACGGCCGGGAGGACTCCTTAGCCTACCTTCTTTGGCGAGCAGGATACGATGTGTGGCTGGGAAACAATAGAGGCAACATCTACTGCCGGAAGAACATGTGGCGGAACACCACAGAGCGGGAGTTCTGGGACTTCAGCTGGCACGAGATGGGCGTCTACGACTTGCCTGCCCAGGTGGACTACGTGCTCCGGACAACCGGACAGAAGGCGATGCACTTCGTGGGCATCTCGCAGGGCGGCACCGTCTTCCTGGTCCTCAATTCAATAATGCCACAGTATAATGCCGTCTTCAAGAGCGCCACCCTGCTGGCCCCGGTCGCCTATGTGAGCAATACAAAGAGCGGGCTGGCCAAGGTCATTGGTCCAGTGCTCGGCACCCGGAACTATGTCTCTAAGATGCTCGAGGGCGTCGAGATGTTCTCCACGAACAAGTTCTTCAAGAAGTTCCTATCGATGACGTGTCTGGAGAACGAAAAGCCACTGGTCTGCATCAGTCGCCTGTGGCCAGCCGTTGGCTATGATACCCGATTCCTTAACAAGACGTTATTGCCCGACCTGATGGCCAACTTTCCGGCGGGCGGATCGGTGAAGCAGCTGATGCACTACTTCCAGGGCTATGTGTCCACCAGATTCCGGCAGTATGACTACGGTCCCGAGCGGAACTGGCTGCACTACCAGCAATTGGAGCCGCCGGAGTACGCGCTGGAGAACGTGTCCACTCCAGTTACGGTCTTCTTCTCGGAGAACGACTACATCGTGGCGCCGGCGGACATCTGGCGATTGCTCACCCGGTTGCCCAACGTGGAAGCCGTGTACAAGGTTCCCTGGAAGCGATGGAACCACTTTGACTTTATTTGCGGATTGGGGGTCAGGGAGTACATCTTCGACAACATTGTCCTCTCCATGAACCGCTACGAGCAGCGGCGACGCTGA
- the LOC6728329 gene encoding lipase 3 translates to MSYKTFILLCLYIDLAKGLITSEIIASHNYPVEVHTVLTRDGYYLDAFRIPGSKFCQQSGPKPAVLFQHGMSASSDVFLLNGPQDSLAFMLADACFDVWLSNSRGTRYSRRHVSLDPSNKAFWRFSWHEIGTEDVAAFIDYILDTTKQRALHFLGHSQGCTTLVVLLSMRPEYNKLVKTAVLLAPAVFMRHTSTLSQTIFRRFIMAMPDKEYMYHNRVFNKLLSNVCGLFIARVFCTTFYLISNGKISKHLNTSVIPLIAATLPAGVSTRQPKHFIQLTDSGKFRQFDFGIVRNLIHYKSLEPPDYTLSNVRPLTPVHIFYSDDDSSTAKEDIQNFAARVPEAVMHRISTPGWHHTDFVHSMTVADVINKPVIEIYRSFERLSSPTFT, encoded by the exons ATGTCGTACAAAACGTTTATACTTTTATGTCTCTATATTGACCTTGCCAAGGGACTAATTACA TCCGAAATTATAGCCTCGCACAACTATCCGGTAGAAGTACACACAGTGCTCACACGAGATGGTTATTACCTCGACGCTTTCCGCATACCGGGCTCTAAATTTTGTCAGCAATCTGGACCAAAGCCGGCAGTTCTCTTTCAGCACGGAATGTCCGCGTCCTCGGATGTTTTCCTGCTGAACGGACCTCAGGATTCATTGGCATTCATGTTGGCCGACGCCTGCTTCGATGTGTGGCTCAGTAACTCGAGGGGCACTCGGTATTCCCGACGCCACGTGTCTTTGGATCCCTCCAATAAGGCCTTCTGGCGATTCAGCTGGCACGAGATTGGAACGGAGGACGTGGCTGCTTTCATAGACTACATTCTGGACACCACGAAGCAGAGAGCGTTGCACTTCTTGGGTCACTCGCAGGGATGCACCACGCTGGTGGTGCTCCTCAGCATGCGACCGGAGTACAACAAGTTGGTCAAGACCGCAGTCCTACTAGCTCCGGCTGTCTTCATGCGCCACACAAGCACCCTTTCGCAGACCATCTTCAGGAGATTTATCATGGCTATGCCCGACAAAGAGTACATGTACCACAACAGAGTTTTTAACAAACTCTTGAGTAATGTGTGCGGACTATTTATTGCCAGGGTGTTCTGCACAACCTTCTACTTGATCTCTAACGGAAAAATTTCCAAACACCTAAACACA AGCGTTATTCCTCTGATTGCCGCCACGCTTCCGGCGGGAGTTTCTACCCGCCAGCCAAAGCACTTCATCCAGCTCACGGACAGCGGCAAGTTCAGACAATTCGATTTCGGGATCGTGAGGAACTTAATACACTACAAGAGCCTAGAACCTCCGGACTATACTTTGAGCAACGTCCGTCCCCTGACGCCAGTCCACATATTCTACAGCGACGATGACAGTTCCACAGCAAAGGAGGATATTCAAAACTTTGCCGCCAGAGTGCCGGAGGCGGTGATGCACCGCATCTCCACACCGGGCTGGCACCACACGGACTTCGTGCATTCCATGACCGTTGCTGACGTAATCAACAAGCCGGTGATTGAAATTTACAGAAGCTTTGAGCGACTCAGCAGTCCTACATTCACATGA
- the LOC6728330 gene encoding lipase 3 has protein sequence MPYKTLVILSVCTQIVNGITSADIIASHNYPVEIHTVVTRDGYLLNAFRIPNSIYCKHSGPKPAVLFQHGMTASSDVFLVNGPRDALAFMLADACFDVWLSNSRGTRYSRRHVSLDPSDENFWRFSWHEIGTEDVAAFIDYILATTNQSAVHYVGHSQGCTTLVVLLSMRPEYNQLVKTAILLGPPVFMGHTHTLGQIFLRTLIMSMPDCEFMFHNRILNKILTKICGLFVVRVYCSTFFMIVNGKFSDHLNTSAIPLIAATLPAGVSSRQPKHFIQLTDSGRFRPFDFGILKNLINYRSLTPPDYPLHNVRPLTPVHIFYSDDDLSAAKEDVENFAASLPEAVMHRISTPSWHHMDFVHSMTVANVINKPVIEIFKRFEQPIDCEEVYNK, from the exons ATGCCGTATAAAACGCTTGTCATTCTGAGTGTCTGTACTCAAATAGTCAATGGAATAACTTCT GCCGACATCATAGCCTCGCACAACTATCCGGTGGAAATTCACACAGTGGTCACACGAGATGGGTATTTGCTCAACGCGTTCCGCATACCGAACTCAATTTATTGCAAGCACTCTGGACCAAAGCCGGCGGTTCTCTTCCAGCACGGAATGACCGCCTCCTCGGATGTTTTCCTGGTGAACGGACCTCGGGATGCATTGGCATTCATGTTGGCCGACGCCTGCTTCGATGTGTGGCTGAGTAACTCGAGGGGTACTCGGTATTCCCGACGCCACGTGTCTTTGGATCCCTCCGATGAGAACTTCTGGCGCTTCAGCTGGCACGAGATTGGAACGGAGGACGTGGCCGCTTTTATTGACTACATTTTGGCCACCACAAATCAAAGTGCGGTGCACTATGTGGGTCACTCACAGGGATGCACCACGCTGGTGGTGCTCCTCAGCATGCGCCCGGAGTATAACCAGTTGGTAAAGACCGCAATCCTCTTAGGTCCGCCAGTCTTTAtgggccacacacacacgcttgGACAAATTTTTCTTAGGACGCTCATAATGTCGATGCCCGACTGCGAATTTATGTTCCACAACCggattttgaataaaatactGACGAAAATTTGCGGGCTTTTCGTTGTGAGGGTGTACTGTTCGACCTTTTTTATGATCGTCAACGGAAAGTTTTCAGATCACTTGAACACA AGTGCGATTCCTCTGATTGCCGCCACGCTTCCGGCGGGAGTTTCTTCCCGGCAGCCCAAGCACTTCATCCAGCTGACGGACAGCGGCAGGTTCAGACCATTCGATTTCGGGATCCTAAAGAACTTGATCAACTACAGGAGCCTCACACCTCCCGACTACCCGCTGCATAACGTCCGCCCTCTGACGCCAGTCCACATATTTTATAGCGATGATGACCTATCCGCCGCAAAGGAGGATGTTGAGAACTTCGCCGCCAGCTTGCCGGAGGCGGTGATGCATCGGATCTCCACACCGTCCTGGCACCACATGGACTTCGTGCACTCCATGACCGTCGCTAATGTGATCAACAAGCCGGTcattgaaatttttaaaaggtTTGAGCAACCTATCGACTGTGAGGAAGtctataataaataa
- the LOC6728327 gene encoding lipase 3: protein MQSFLNQMLPILLGICFVWLSNSTALSEVNWKNHSLNDVHHRTKVITAVDIISSHNYPVQTHTVVTRDGYILSVFRIPSSQLCRRNGPKPVVLITHGMTGSADSWLLTGPRNGLPFLLADACYDVWLINCRGTRYSRKHLKFKAWLLQFWRFSWHEIGMEDLPATVDHILATTKQKSLHYVGHSQGCTSVLVMLSMRPEYNKRIRTTNLLAPPAFMRHSLSMGHKIMKPLFSLLPDIELLPHLKMVNSAVSAICKILGVRDVCTALYLLTNGRVSQHMNRTLIPMLIATHPAGISTRQPRHFFQLKDSGRFRQYDFGFGMNYLIYRQNTPPDYPLHLVRPHSAIHIFYSDDDGTISPKDVLALASKLPYAVPHHITDETWNHMDFLLANNINELINNPVIQIIETFEADLKQKIGNIKGDFSVDALLNEF, encoded by the exons ATGCAGTCATTTCTCAACCAGATGCTGCCGATATTGCTTggaatttgttttgtgtggCTATCGAACAGCACAGCCTTATCTGAG GTGAACTGGAAGAATCACTCGCTTAACGACGTTCATCATCGCACCAAAGTAATAACTGCG GTGGACATCATAAGCAGTCACAACTATCCGGTGCAAACGCACACTGTGGTCACCAGGGATGGCTACATACTGTCGGTCTTCCGAATCCCATCATCACAGCTATGTAGACGTAACGGGCCAAAGCCAGTTGTTTTGATTACCCATGGCATGACTGGCTCCGCGGACTCATGGCTCCTAACTGGACCCCGCAATGGACTGCCCTTCTTGTTGGCCGATGCTTGCTACGATGTGTGGCTGATAAACTGTCGCGGAACCCGGTACTCCAGGAAGCATCTCAAATTCAAGGCCTGGCTGTTGCAGTTTTGGCGTTTTAGCTGGCATGAAATCGGAATGGAGGACTTGCCCGCCACTGTTGACCATATCCTGGCCACCACGAAACAGAAATCCTTGCACTATGTGGGTCACTCTCAGGGATGCACATCCGTGCTAGTCATGCTCAGCATGAGACCGGAGTACAATAAACGGATCAGGACCACAAACCTACTGGCCCCGCCTGCCTTCATGAGACATTCTCTTTCCATGGGGCATAAGATAATGAAGCCTCTTTTTAGCCTTCTGCCGGACATTGAGTTGTTGCCCCATCTCAAGATGGTGAATTCCGCGGTATCAGCCATATGCAAAATTCTTGGCGTGAGGGACGTTTGCACCGCTCTGTATCTCCTAACCAATGGACGAGTATCCCAGCACATGAACAGG ACCCTCATTCCGATGTTGATTGCCACTCATCCGGCTGGGATTTCTACCAGGCAGCCGAGACACTTCTTCCAGCTCAAGGACTCCGGGAGATTCCGACAATACGACTTTGGATTCGGAATGAACTATCTTATTTACAGGCAAAACACTCCCCCGGATTATCCCCTGCATTTGGTGCGTCCGCACTCCGCCATCCACATCTTCTACAGCGATGACGATGGAACCATCTCTCCGAAGGACGTCCTAGCCCTAGCCAGCAAGTTGCCTTACGCTGTCCCCCATCACATCACGGATGAAACCTGGAACCACATGGACTTCCTTCTAGCGAACAACATAAATGAATTGATTAATAATCCAGTAATCCAGATTATCGAGACCTTCGAAGCAGATCTAAAGCAAAAAATTGGGAATATAAAGGGTGATTTCAGTGTTGATGCACTtctaaatgaattttaa